Proteins from one Rhizobium sp. CB3090 genomic window:
- the gabD gene encoding NADP-dependent succinate-semialdehyde dehydrogenase, whose protein sequence is MKLKDTTLFRQAALVGDEWIEADPSNAIRVDNPATGEIIGLVPNLGAAETKKAIAAAELAQKEWATRTAKERSGILRRWFELMMENQDDLGRILTTEQGKPLPEAKGEIAYGASFVEWFAEEARRVYGDIIPGHQKDKRILVLKQPIGVVAAITPWNFPNAMITRKAGPAFAAGCAMVLKPASQTPFSAIAIAVLAERAGLPKGLFSVLTGSARAIGGEMTASPVVRKLTFTGSTEVGAELYKQSAPTIKKLGLELGGNAPFIVFDDADLDAAVEGALIAKFRNNGQTCVCANRLYVQDGVYDAFAEKLSKAVGTLKTGNGFDNGINLGPLIDEAALAKVEEHIADALSKGGRVVTGGHRHQLGGRFYEATVLADVTPTMAVAREETFGPVAPLFRFKDEADVIAQANDTEFGLASYFYAKDLARVFRVAEALEYGMVGVNTGLISTAEAPFGGVKLSGLGREGSRYGIEEFTEIKYVCLGGVV, encoded by the coding sequence ATGAAATTGAAAGACACAACATTGTTCCGGCAAGCCGCATTGGTCGGCGACGAGTGGATCGAAGCCGATCCATCCAATGCGATCAGGGTCGACAATCCGGCGACGGGCGAGATCATCGGCCTTGTTCCCAATCTGGGGGCTGCGGAAACCAAGAAGGCGATTGCCGCAGCCGAACTTGCACAGAAAGAATGGGCAACCCGCACCGCCAAGGAGCGCTCCGGGATCCTGCGGCGCTGGTTCGAGCTGATGATGGAAAACCAGGACGACCTCGGACGCATCCTGACGACCGAACAGGGCAAGCCGCTTCCTGAGGCCAAGGGCGAAATCGCCTATGGCGCAAGCTTTGTCGAATGGTTCGCCGAAGAGGCCCGCCGTGTCTATGGCGACATCATCCCCGGCCACCAGAAGGACAAGCGTATTCTGGTGTTGAAGCAGCCGATCGGCGTGGTCGCGGCAATTACCCCCTGGAACTTCCCGAACGCCATGATCACCCGCAAGGCCGGCCCTGCCTTTGCCGCCGGCTGCGCCATGGTCTTGAAGCCTGCCTCGCAGACGCCGTTCTCGGCGATCGCGATTGCGGTGCTTGCCGAACGCGCCGGCCTCCCCAAGGGCCTCTTCAGTGTACTGACCGGCTCAGCCCGCGCCATCGGCGGCGAGATGACGGCAAGCCCGGTCGTGCGCAAGCTGACCTTCACCGGCTCGACCGAGGTGGGCGCCGAGCTCTATAAGCAGAGCGCGCCGACCATCAAGAAACTCGGGCTGGAGCTCGGCGGCAATGCGCCCTTTATCGTATTTGACGATGCTGACCTCGATGCCGCCGTCGAAGGGGCGCTGATCGCCAAGTTCCGCAACAACGGCCAGACCTGCGTCTGCGCTAACAGGCTCTATGTGCAGGACGGAGTCTACGATGCCTTTGCCGAAAAACTCTCCAAGGCCGTCGGCACGCTCAAGACCGGCAATGGCTTCGACAACGGCATCAATCTCGGCCCGCTGATCGACGAGGCAGCCCTTGCTAAAGTCGAGGAACATATTGCCGATGCGCTTTCCAAAGGCGGTCGCGTCGTTACCGGCGGTCACCGCCATCAGCTCGGCGGACGTTTCTATGAAGCGACCGTGCTGGCCGATGTCACGCCGACGATGGCTGTCGCCAGAGAAGAGACCTTCGGGCCGGTGGCTCCCCTCTTCCGCTTCAAGGATGAGGCGGATGTCATCGCTCAGGCCAACGACACCGAATTCGGCCTTGCCTCCTACTTCTACGCCAAGGATCTCGCCCGCGTCTTCAGGGTCGCCGAAGCGCTGGAATATGGCATGGTCGGTGTCAATACCGGCCTGATCTCGACGGCCGAAGCCCCCTTCGGCGGCGTCAAGCTCTCCGGCCTTGGCCGCGAGGGTTCGCGCTACGGCATCGAGGAGTTCACTGAAATCAAATATGTCTGCCTCGGCGGCGTCGTCTGA
- a CDS encoding pyridoxal-dependent decarboxylase translates to MDSEEFRHWSRKVADWGTDYRAGLRERPVRAQTKPGDIARQIADSAPEAGEEMEAIFADFERIIPDGLTHWQHPRFFAYFPANAAPVSVIADYLVTSIAAQCMLWQTSPAATELETCVVGWLRQAMGLPDGFAGLIQDSASTATLAAVLVMREKALGWKGNSEGLSAQKAVRVYASKQVHTSIDRAIWIAGIGEANLVRIPTKGPLNGMDPEALDAAIKADLAAGHIPAGIIACTGGTSIGACDPIRAVAEVAKAHGLYLHVDAAWAGSAMICPEFRKLWDGVEAADSIVFNPHKWLGANFDCSVQFIRSPEDQVRTLAIQPEYLKTHGHDGIINYSEWSVPLGRRFRALKLWFLMRYHGLEGLRTMIRNHVAWSQELAKRLAAEPDFELVSEPVLSLFSFRHKGGEDVDRHNIALVNAINDDGRIYLTQTRVDGRIAIRFQAGQFEMTRDDADTAFTVITEIARSLT, encoded by the coding sequence ATGGATAGCGAAGAATTCCGTCATTGGTCTCGAAAAGTCGCCGACTGGGGCACCGATTATCGCGCGGGCCTGCGCGAGCGGCCGGTACGGGCACAGACGAAACCTGGCGATATCGCCCGGCAAATCGCCGATTCAGCACCGGAAGCGGGCGAGGAGATGGAAGCGATCTTCGCCGATTTCGAGCGCATCATCCCGGATGGTCTAACGCACTGGCAGCATCCTCGCTTCTTCGCCTATTTCCCGGCGAATGCTGCGCCGGTCTCGGTGATCGCAGACTATCTCGTCACCTCCATCGCCGCCCAGTGCATGCTATGGCAGACCTCGCCGGCGGCGACTGAGCTTGAAACTTGCGTGGTCGGCTGGCTGCGACAAGCTATGGGACTTCCGGACGGTTTTGCCGGCCTCATCCAGGATTCCGCCTCGACTGCGACGCTCGCCGCCGTACTGGTGATGCGCGAAAAGGCCCTCGGCTGGAAGGGCAACAGCGAGGGGCTTTCAGCGCAAAAGGCCGTACGCGTCTACGCCTCAAAACAAGTGCACACCTCCATTGACCGGGCGATCTGGATAGCCGGCATCGGCGAGGCAAATCTGGTACGCATTCCCACCAAAGGCCCGCTCAATGGCATGGACCCCGAAGCGCTGGATGCCGCGATCAAGGCCGACCTTGCCGCCGGCCATATCCCGGCCGGCATCATCGCCTGCACCGGCGGCACCTCGATCGGCGCCTGCGACCCGATCCGCGCGGTTGCTGAAGTCGCGAAGGCGCACGGGCTCTACCTGCATGTCGACGCCGCCTGGGCCGGTTCCGCGATGATCTGCCCCGAGTTCCGCAAGCTTTGGGACGGCGTCGAGGCCGCGGACTCCATCGTCTTCAACCCTCACAAATGGCTCGGTGCCAATTTCGACTGCTCGGTACAGTTCATCCGCAGTCCGGAAGACCAGGTACGCACGCTCGCCATCCAGCCGGAATATCTGAAGACGCACGGCCATGACGGTATCATCAACTATTCCGAATGGTCCGTGCCGCTCGGCCGTCGGTTTCGCGCGCTGAAACTCTGGTTTCTTATGCGCTATCACGGGCTTGAAGGGCTGCGTACCATGATCCGCAACCATGTGGCCTGGTCGCAAGAGCTGGCTAAACGGCTTGCCGCCGAACCGGATTTCGAACTCGTCAGCGAGCCGGTGCTGTCGCTCTTTTCCTTCCGCCATAAAGGTGGTGAGGACGTCGACCGCCACAACATTGCACTGGTCAACGCCATCAACGACGATGGCCGCATCTATCTCACGCAAACCCGCGTCGACGGGCGTATCGCTATCCGCTTCCAGGCAGGCCAGTTCGAGATGACCCGCGATGACGCCGACACGGCCTTCACGGTGATCACCGAGATTGCCCGCAGCTTGACATAG
- the hpaD gene encoding 3,4-dihydroxyphenylacetate 2,3-dioxygenase, producing MPLPKPNLYPPFNIVRLSHVEFGVTDLAKSRAFYVDTLGLQVTDETADTIYLRAMEERGHHCIVLKKSDKAEARDLGFKVFGDEDLDKAAHFFKGKDLPVEWVERPYQARTFRTRDPHGIPLEFYSKMDRLPPIHQRYALYKGVKPLRIDHFNCFSTNVDESVAFYNELGFRVTEYTEDEETGRLWAAWTHRKGGVHDIAFTNGRGPRLHHTAFWVPTPLNIIDLLDLMATTGWVANIERGPGRHGISNAFFLYILDPDGHRIEIYCSDYQTVDPDLEPIKWDLKDPQRQTLWGAPAPKSWFEHGSLFAGAEVAEPDLKAQPIIAP from the coding sequence ATGCCCCTGCCGAAACCCAATCTCTATCCGCCCTTCAACATCGTGCGCCTCAGCCATGTCGAATTCGGCGTCACCGATCTCGCCAAGTCCCGCGCCTTCTATGTCGACACGCTCGGCCTGCAGGTGACGGACGAGACCGCGGACACGATTTACCTGCGGGCGATGGAGGAACGTGGCCATCACTGCATCGTGCTGAAAAAGTCCGACAAGGCCGAAGCCCGCGATCTCGGCTTCAAGGTGTTCGGCGACGAGGATCTTGACAAGGCTGCGCATTTCTTCAAGGGCAAGGACCTGCCGGTGGAGTGGGTCGAGCGCCCCTACCAGGCGCGGACCTTCCGAACGCGCGACCCGCATGGCATTCCCCTCGAATTCTATTCGAAGATGGACCGCCTGCCGCCGATCCACCAGAGATACGCGCTCTACAAGGGCGTGAAGCCGCTGCGCATCGACCACTTCAACTGCTTCTCGACCAATGTCGATGAAAGCGTCGCCTTCTACAACGAACTCGGCTTCCGCGTGACCGAATATACCGAGGACGAGGAAACCGGCCGCCTCTGGGCCGCCTGGACGCATCGCAAGGGCGGCGTCCATGACATCGCCTTTACCAACGGCCGCGGTCCGCGCCTGCACCACACCGCATTCTGGGTGCCGACGCCGCTCAACATCATCGACCTGCTCGACTTGATGGCGACCACCGGCTGGGTTGCCAATATCGAGCGCGGTCCAGGCCGTCACGGCATCTCCAACGCCTTTTTCCTCTACATTCTCGATCCGGACGGCCATCGTATCGAGATCTATTGCTCGGATTATCAGACCGTCGATCCCGATCTGGAGCCGATCAAGTGGGACCTCAAGGATCCGCAGCGCCAGACATTGTGGGGCGCGCCCGCTCCCAAATCCTGGTTCGAACATGGTAGCCTGTTTGCCGGTGCGGAAGTGGCCGAGCCTGATTTGAAGGCACAGCCGATTATCGCGCCTTAA
- a CDS encoding 5-carboxymethyl-2-hydroxymuconate Delta-isomerase: MPHLAIEYSANLQGRADIGALCDRLLKTVLETGLFEVGAVRVRAFRADHYAIADKLPENAFVDLNFRIGKGRTDEEKKRAGEAIFAAAVDVLGPLFETPHFALSLEIREIDAELSWKKNAIHPRLRGK, encoded by the coding sequence ATGCCACATCTCGCCATCGAATATTCGGCCAATCTGCAGGGTCGTGCCGACATCGGCGCGCTCTGCGATCGGCTGTTGAAGACGGTCCTCGAGACCGGCCTTTTCGAGGTCGGTGCCGTGCGCGTGCGCGCCTTTCGCGCCGATCACTACGCAATCGCCGACAAGCTGCCCGAGAATGCCTTCGTCGATCTGAACTTCCGCATTGGGAAAGGTCGCACGGACGAAGAGAAAAAGCGCGCCGGCGAAGCGATCTTTGCCGCGGCCGTCGACGTTCTCGGCCCCCTCTTCGAGACGCCGCATTTCGCCCTCTCGCTGGAAATCCGCGAGATCGATGCGGAACTGAGCTGGAAGAAGAACGCCATCCATCCGCGGCTGCGCGGCAAGTAA
- the hpaE gene encoding 5-carboxymethyl-2-hydroxymuconate semialdehyde dehydrogenase has product MSKLQENIAKAETYLARFKERGVLNRINGEDVPGDDGSSFETISPVDLKPIATVARGKVADIDRAARAAKAAFAEWAAMPGEARKKLLHKIADAIVARAEEIAFVECMDTGQSLKFMAKAALRGAENFRFFADRAPEARDGKALRAEGQMNLTTRVPIGPVGIITPWNTPFMLSTWKIAPALAAGCTIVHKPAEFSPLTARLLVEIAEEAGLPKGVWNLVNGFGEDAGRALTEHPLIKAIGFVGESRTGSMIMKQGADTLKRVHFELGGKNPVIVFADADLEHAADAAVFMIYSLNGERCTSSSRLLVEESVYDKFTNLVAEKAKRIKVGHPLDPETVIGPLVHPVHEQKVLEYIEIGRSEGATLAAGGEKVNGPGGGCYVSPTLFTGANNQMRIAQEEIFGPVLTAIAFKDEADALALANDVQYGLTGYLWTSDVTRAFRFTDHLEAGMIWVNSENIRHLPTPFGGVKSSGIGRDGGDWSFDFYMETKNIAFATKPHAIQKLGG; this is encoded by the coding sequence ATGTCCAAACTGCAGGAAAACATCGCAAAGGCGGAAACCTATCTTGCCCGGTTCAAGGAGCGCGGCGTCCTGAACCGCATCAATGGCGAGGATGTGCCTGGTGACGATGGTTCCAGCTTCGAGACGATCTCGCCCGTCGATCTGAAGCCGATCGCCACCGTCGCCCGCGGCAAGGTGGCCGATATCGACCGCGCGGCAAGAGCCGCAAAGGCCGCCTTTGCCGAATGGGCCGCCATGCCCGGCGAGGCGCGCAAGAAGCTCCTGCACAAAATCGCCGACGCGATCGTCGCTCGCGCCGAAGAGATCGCCTTCGTTGAATGCATGGATACCGGACAGTCGCTGAAGTTCATGGCCAAGGCAGCCCTGCGCGGGGCCGAGAACTTCCGCTTCTTCGCCGACCGCGCACCGGAGGCCCGGGATGGCAAGGCGCTGCGCGCCGAAGGCCAGATGAACCTGACGACGCGCGTGCCGATCGGCCCCGTCGGCATCATCACGCCCTGGAATACGCCCTTCATGCTGTCGACCTGGAAGATCGCGCCGGCGCTTGCCGCCGGATGCACCATCGTTCACAAGCCGGCCGAATTCTCGCCGCTGACCGCGCGTCTGCTGGTGGAAATTGCCGAGGAAGCCGGCCTGCCGAAGGGTGTCTGGAATCTTGTCAACGGCTTTGGCGAGGATGCCGGCCGCGCGCTGACGGAACATCCGTTGATCAAGGCGATCGGCTTCGTTGGCGAAAGCCGCACCGGCTCGATGATCATGAAGCAGGGCGCAGACACGCTGAAGCGCGTGCATTTCGAGCTCGGCGGCAAGAACCCGGTCATCGTCTTTGCCGATGCCGATCTCGAGCACGCGGCCGACGCCGCCGTCTTCATGATTTATTCGCTGAATGGCGAACGCTGCACCTCGTCCTCGCGCCTGCTGGTCGAGGAAAGTGTCTACGACAAGTTCACCAACCTCGTCGCCGAGAAGGCCAAGCGCATCAAGGTCGGTCATCCGCTGGATCCGGAAACCGTCATCGGCCCGCTCGTGCATCCGGTGCATGAACAGAAGGTACTGGAATATATTGAGATCGGCCGATCGGAGGGCGCAACGCTCGCCGCCGGCGGCGAGAAGGTCAACGGCCCGGGCGGCGGTTGCTATGTCTCCCCCACCCTGTTCACCGGTGCCAACAACCAGATGCGCATCGCCCAGGAAGAAATCTTCGGGCCGGTGCTGACCGCCATCGCCTTCAAAGACGAGGCCGATGCGCTCGCCCTTGCCAACGATGTCCAATACGGCCTGACCGGCTACCTGTGGACGTCGGATGTGACCCGCGCCTTCCGTTTCACCGATCATCTCGAAGCCGGGATGATCTGGGTGAACTCGGAAAACATCCGCCATCTGCCGACCCCCTTCGGCGGGGTCAAGAGCTCCGGCATCGGCCGCGACGGCGGCGACTGGTCTTTCGATTTTTACATGGAAACCAAGAACATCGCCTTCGCCACCAAGCCGCACGCCATTCAGAAACTCGGCGGCTGA
- a CDS encoding fumarylacetoacetate hydrolase family protein: MKYGLVKTDGVVDLSARHGATWPTLREVIEAGRLDQLAEEAKDLKPDFALDDIRFEIPIPSPEKIICVGVNFPDRNEEYKDGQAAPSNPSLFIRFPRSFTGHDQPLIRPPESPQLDYEGEIVIVIGKGGRRIAEADAFSHIAALSLCNEGTIRDWVRHAKFNVTQGKNFDRTGAIGPWLIPFTDAAQLEDIELTTRVNGEVRQSDRTSRMIFSFRKIINYISTFTTLVPGDVIVTGTPTGAGARFDPPIWLKPGDVVEVEADGIGVLKNTIADEVL, encoded by the coding sequence CTGAAATATGGTCTCGTCAAGACCGATGGTGTCGTCGACCTCTCTGCCCGCCATGGCGCGACATGGCCGACGCTGCGCGAAGTGATCGAGGCCGGTCGTCTCGATCAACTCGCCGAGGAAGCCAAGGACTTGAAGCCGGATTTCGCGCTTGACGACATCCGCTTCGAAATTCCCATTCCGTCGCCGGAAAAGATCATTTGCGTCGGGGTCAATTTCCCCGACCGCAATGAGGAATACAAGGATGGCCAGGCGGCACCTTCCAATCCCTCGCTGTTCATCCGCTTTCCGCGCTCCTTCACCGGACACGACCAGCCGCTGATCCGGCCGCCGGAAAGCCCGCAGCTCGACTATGAAGGCGAGATAGTCATTGTTATCGGCAAGGGTGGCCGCCGGATCGCGGAAGCCGATGCCTTCTCCCATATCGCCGCCCTGTCGCTCTGCAACGAAGGCACGATCCGAGATTGGGTGCGCCATGCGAAGTTCAACGTCACCCAGGGCAAGAACTTCGATCGCACGGGCGCGATCGGCCCCTGGCTGATCCCCTTCACGGATGCTGCGCAGCTTGAAGACATCGAACTCACGACCCGCGTCAATGGCGAAGTTCGCCAGAGCGACCGCACCAGCCGGATGATCTTCTCCTTCCGCAAGATCATCAACTACATTTCCACCTTCACCACGCTTGTTCCCGGCGACGTCATCGTCACGGGTACGCCGACGGGGGCCGGCGCCCGCTTCGATCCGCCGATCTGGCTGAAGCCCGGCGATGTTGTCGAAGTCGAGGCCGATGGCATCGGCGTCCTGAAAAACACGATCGCCGACGAGGTGCTGTGA